One window of Cohnella hashimotonis genomic DNA carries:
- a CDS encoding helix-turn-helix transcriptional regulator yields the protein MDRNPALLEPMDMPDPQFPLKIHQCRIERIGTTAFPSHWHEHMEFLYIVEGRARISCNADSFDVGPGDLIVVNCADLHHGVSLSDHLFYYAVIFDPDLLHSHRIDSAETKFITPIVRSRIRFANLIAGDAAIKDSLDELIAEFQKKDVAYELSVKSCLFRLLAVMLRGHVAESMPQGELASRIRRLTRIEPVLQYIEDNYAKRLDVETLAGIAGMSRYHFSRVFKELTSRSVTDYVNFVRIGRCAQDLRYTNKTVSEIALEHGFSDIYYFSRLFKSYCGVSPSSLRGRTAPA from the coding sequence ATGGACCGCAATCCCGCGCTGCTGGAGCCCATGGATATGCCCGATCCCCAATTTCCGCTCAAGATCCATCAATGCCGCATCGAGCGGATCGGGACCACCGCTTTTCCTTCTCATTGGCACGAGCATATGGAGTTTCTATATATCGTCGAAGGCCGGGCGCGCATTTCCTGCAACGCCGACAGCTTTGACGTCGGTCCCGGAGACTTGATCGTCGTCAACTGTGCCGATCTTCATCATGGCGTGAGCCTTTCGGATCATTTGTTTTATTATGCGGTCATCTTCGATCCCGACCTGCTGCACAGCCATCGGATCGACTCGGCCGAGACGAAGTTTATTACGCCGATCGTCCGGTCCCGCATCCGCTTCGCGAACCTGATCGCCGGCGATGCCGCCATCAAGGACAGTCTCGACGAACTGATCGCCGAGTTTCAAAAAAAAGATGTCGCTTACGAGCTCTCGGTTAAATCGTGTCTGTTCCGGCTGCTCGCGGTCATGCTCCGCGGACATGTCGCCGAGAGCATGCCGCAAGGCGAGTTGGCTTCCCGCATCAGACGGCTGACTCGGATCGAGCCGGTGCTGCAGTATATCGAAGATAACTATGCCAAGCGGCTTGACGTGGAGACGCTGGCCGGCATCGCGGGCATGAGCCGTTATCATTTCAGCCGCGTCTTCAAGGAGCTTACCAGCCGCTCGGTCACCGATTACGTGAACTTCGTGCGAATCGGCCGCTGCGCCCAGGACCTGCGCTATACGAACAAGACGGTGTCGGAGATCGCGCTCGAGCACGGCTTCAGCGATATCTATTATTTCAGCCGACTGTTCAAGAGCTATTGCGGCGTCTCCCCTTCCTCCCTGCGCGGACGCACCGCGCCAGCCTGA